A window of Sphingobium herbicidovorans contains these coding sequences:
- a CDS encoding L,D-transpeptidase family protein has protein sequence MTVIRVDSAAGRLRFDGMDMACTLGRSGVCAADRKQEGDGCTPAGSWPVRGVLLRPGRVEANGIGLPWRWVREGDGWSDDPADPAYNRPVHLPRAFSAESLLRDDDAYDVIVVLGHNDAPPVPGRGSAIFFHLSEGRPTAGCIAVDKHDMLKLLPMLAPGDIMEIA, from the coding sequence ATGACCGTCATCCGCGTTGACAGCGCTGCCGGCAGGCTGCGGTTCGACGGAATGGACATGGCATGCACCCTTGGCAGGAGCGGGGTATGCGCGGCAGACAGAAAGCAGGAGGGCGATGGCTGCACGCCGGCCGGCAGCTGGCCAGTGCGCGGCGTTCTGCTGCGGCCGGGACGCGTGGAGGCCAATGGCATTGGCCTGCCTTGGCGTTGGGTGAGGGAAGGTGACGGCTGGTCCGACGACCCGGCCGACCCGGCCTATAACCGTCCGGTACATCTGCCCCGAGCCTTCTCCGCTGAATCACTGCTGCGGGACGACGATGCCTATGATGTGATCGTCGTGCTGGGCCATAATGACGCGCCGCCCGTGCCGGGACGGGGGAGTGCCATTTTCTTCCATTTATCCGAAGGGCGTCCGACCGCCGGATGCATCGCGGTCGATAAGCACGACATGCTCAAGTTGCTGCCGATGCTCGCGCCGGGCGACATTATGGAAATAGCGTAG
- the xth gene encoding exodeoxyribonuclease III — MPQTLSIASWNINSVRARIDIVERFLTEEAPDILCLQETKVVNEIFPTDMFRRMGYVHQVLNGQRMHHGVAIMSRVPIHEDDRLDWQANGEARHVGVRLDNGVRIENVYVPAGGDVPDRTVNPKFGQKLDFLERMIQWSTQLEDKPTILTGDFNIAPMECDVWSHKQLLNVVSHTAVECELLERLQRSNGWVDIGRKFFPAPERLYTWWSYRARDWAESDRGRRLDHMWMTQDVAEKATAHRVVEPARSWTKPSDHVPIITEFAF, encoded by the coding sequence ATGCCGCAGACACTCAGCATCGCATCCTGGAACATAAACAGCGTCCGCGCCCGGATCGACATTGTGGAACGCTTCCTGACCGAGGAAGCGCCCGACATATTATGCCTTCAGGAAACGAAGGTGGTGAATGAGATCTTCCCTACCGATATGTTCCGCAGGATGGGTTATGTGCATCAGGTGCTGAACGGCCAACGCATGCATCATGGCGTGGCGATCATGAGCAGGGTGCCGATCCATGAGGATGACCGGCTCGATTGGCAGGCCAACGGGGAGGCGCGCCATGTCGGTGTCCGGCTCGACAATGGCGTGCGGATCGAAAATGTCTATGTGCCGGCCGGTGGGGACGTGCCGGATCGCACCGTCAATCCAAAGTTCGGCCAGAAGCTCGATTTCCTGGAGCGGATGATCCAATGGTCGACGCAGCTTGAAGATAAACCGACGATCCTGACCGGCGACTTCAACATCGCCCCGATGGAATGCGATGTATGGAGCCACAAGCAGCTGTTGAACGTAGTCAGCCATACAGCGGTGGAGTGCGAACTGCTTGAACGACTGCAGAGATCGAACGGCTGGGTCGATATTGGGCGCAAATTCTTCCCCGCGCCGGAGCGGCTCTACACCTGGTGGAGCTACCGCGCACGGGACTGGGCCGAATCGGATCGGGGGCGGCGGCTTGACCATATGTGGATGACGCAGGACGTCGCGGAAAAGGCGACCGCCCATCGCGTTGTCGAACCCGCCCGAAGCTGGACCAAGCCGTCGGACCATGTCCCGATCATCACGGAGTTCGCCTTCTAA
- a CDS encoding LolA family protein: MKRLVAPLILALGAASLPNLTAPAVAQQGQQGLEQVNAYIRGVTTMTADFTQTDRNGQTLTGKLTLKQPGKIRFQYQKGVPMLIVGDGKALTMIDYEVRQVQRWPIGSSPLGALLDPRKDLSRFGKLIQTGDPKVISVQARDPKRPDIGTITMIFERDPSGPAGLQLYGWVALDSQNNRTTIRLSNQRYGVAVADSAFRWSDPRPKGRSAGG, encoded by the coding sequence ATGAAGCGCCTGGTTGCGCCCCTCATACTGGCTCTTGGCGCCGCTTCCCTGCCGAATTTGACCGCGCCTGCGGTTGCGCAGCAGGGACAGCAGGGTCTTGAGCAGGTGAATGCCTATATTCGCGGCGTCACGACCATGACCGCCGACTTCACTCAGACTGACCGTAATGGCCAGACGCTAACAGGAAAGCTGACCCTCAAGCAGCCCGGCAAAATCCGTTTTCAGTATCAGAAGGGCGTGCCCATGCTGATCGTCGGCGACGGGAAAGCCCTGACCATGATCGACTATGAAGTCCGCCAGGTGCAGCGCTGGCCGATCGGGAGCTCACCGCTTGGCGCTCTGCTTGATCCCCGAAAAGACCTGTCCCGTTTCGGCAAGCTGATCCAGACCGGCGATCCGAAGGTGATCAGCGTTCAGGCGCGTGACCCCAAGCGCCCCGATATCGGAACGATCACCATGATCTTTGAGCGGGATCCTTCTGGCCCGGCGGGACTACAGCTCTATGGCTGGGTGGCGCTGGATTCGCAGAACAACCGCACCACGATACGCTTGTCCAACCAACGCTACGGTGTCGCCGTGGCTGATTCGGCTTTCCGCTGGAGCGACCCGCGGCCCAAGGGGCGTTCCGCGGGCGGATGA
- the ribA gene encoding GTP cyclohydrolase II, producing the protein MKGRAAARAIDALRRGWAVTVHAADGGLRIMAVEGADAVTLADFDPLDEADILVAAARGETLKLANQLAAADPDMPVLIARAPWIDGAVAMAIADPVLDLASPLKGPFAAKPITAPLAAKAALKLARLAGILPAYFVAQDGDSEARVSADEVDAYDDATHLAIATRARLPVSASETAEIVAFRSPDEPREHVALIIGTRDASPPVVRLHSECLTGDVLGSLKCDCGPQLHQALHQIADSTWGVLLYLRQEGRGIGLINKLRAYALQDQGFDTVDANVRLGFAIDARDFSVAARMLDLLGIGSVRLLTNNPNKVAGLEKAGIKVTERLPIILPSNPHNEQYLATKRDRTGHQL; encoded by the coding sequence ATGAAGGGGCGCGCCGCCGCCCGCGCCATCGATGCGCTGCGCCGCGGATGGGCTGTGACCGTTCATGCCGCCGATGGAGGCTTGCGCATCATGGCCGTCGAAGGGGCGGATGCGGTCACGCTGGCCGATTTCGACCCCTTGGACGAAGCGGACATATTGGTGGCTGCGGCGCGCGGCGAGACGCTTAAACTTGCAAACCAGCTGGCGGCGGCTGATCCGGACATGCCCGTGCTGATCGCTCGCGCTCCCTGGATCGACGGGGCTGTCGCCATGGCAATCGCCGACCCGGTGCTCGATCTGGCGTCTCCGCTGAAAGGGCCCTTCGCCGCCAAGCCGATCACGGCTCCGTTGGCCGCCAAAGCTGCGCTGAAACTCGCACGGCTGGCGGGCATCCTGCCAGCTTATTTCGTGGCGCAGGACGGCGATAGCGAAGCAAGGGTCAGCGCGGACGAGGTGGATGCTTATGACGATGCCACCCATCTCGCCATAGCAACCCGCGCCCGCCTGCCCGTATCCGCCAGTGAAACGGCTGAGATCGTTGCGTTCCGCAGCCCGGACGAGCCGCGTGAGCATGTGGCGCTCATTATCGGGACACGTGATGCATCGCCCCCGGTGGTCCGGTTACACAGCGAATGCCTGACCGGCGACGTGCTGGGCAGCCTGAAATGCGATTGCGGGCCGCAACTGCATCAGGCGCTGCACCAGATCGCGGATTCGACCTGGGGCGTGCTGCTCTATCTGCGGCAGGAGGGGCGCGGCATCGGCCTGATCAACAAGCTGCGCGCCTATGCGCTGCAGGATCAGGGGTTCGATACGGTGGATGCGAATGTCCGGCTGGGCTTCGCCATTGATGCGCGCGATTTTTCGGTCGCGGCACGGATGCTCGACCTGCTGGGAATTGGAAGCGTCCGCCTGCTCACCAATAATCCCAACAAGGTGGCGGGGCTGGAAAAGGCGGGTATCAAGGTTACCGAGCGGCTGCCCATCATCCTGCCATCCAATCCCCATAATGAACAATATCTGGCCACCAAGCGCGACCGCACCGGCCATCAGCTATGA